Proteins encoded together in one Nitrospiraceae bacterium window:
- the ybeY gene encoding rRNA maturation RNase YbeY, whose translation MKILITNQQEKIKINEPKIMSCSKKAMKLLGLDKSELSILLVDDRKMKKLNKKYRKINKTTDVLSFPLDDRIFLGDIVISPETAARQAEENDCSFWDEMKWLIVHGILHLTGYDHEKSLYAERKMRLKEKELLRKMRG comes from the coding sequence AAAAATAAACGAACCTAAGATTATGAGCTGTTCAAAAAAGGCCATGAAACTTCTTGGTCTGGACAAGTCTGAACTCAGCATTTTGCTTGTGGATGACAGGAAGATGAAGAAATTGAATAAGAAATATCGCAAAATTAACAAGACAACGGATGTGCTTTCATTTCCGTTAGATGACAGGATATTCCTTGGCGATATTGTTATAAGTCCTGAAACAGCAGCAAGACAGGCTGAAGAGAATGATTGTTCATTCTGGGATGAGATGAAATGGCTTATTGTCCACGGCATTCTTCATTTAACGGGATATGACCATGAAAAAAGCCTTTATGCAGAGAGAAAGATGAGATTAAAAGAAAAAGAACTTCTTAGAAAAATGAGAGGATAA